A genomic segment from Pirellulales bacterium encodes:
- a CDS encoding DUF3800 domain-containing protein — MLLFIDESGHDRSGTPCEVLAGVAVSEDNLWNMVRAIRSAERDHFGGYLRDLHSEETKGRKLLKTKRFRIASRNIAISAEELTPLANSLLLKGKEARAKGLDKCGETYPEMVAYSRQILNFVHAVLDIAASFSVQVFASVTDPNSPRPTAGQLRKDYVYLFERYFYFLETLPPRERGLIVFDELDKSKSHILVQQMAAYFLGHETGRYRSSRIVPEPFFVHSDLTTGILLADLTAYIIGWAWRLNRMTQLRRDELSPYATKLHDMQFHGEKPKPDGSGVWPLHGIVYIDDLRGRYDRLEEQAPEET, encoded by the coding sequence ATGCTGCTCTTCATCGACGAAAGTGGACACGATCGTAGCGGGACCCCTTGCGAGGTCTTAGCCGGAGTTGCCGTTTCGGAAGACAATCTCTGGAATATGGTTCGTGCGATTCGCTCTGCCGAGCGCGACCATTTCGGCGGCTATTTGCGAGACTTGCACAGCGAGGAAACAAAGGGCCGCAAACTACTAAAGACCAAACGATTCAGAATCGCGTCGCGCAACATTGCCATATCTGCTGAGGAATTGACTCCGTTAGCGAACTCGTTGCTTCTTAAAGGTAAGGAGGCACGAGCGAAAGGACTAGACAAGTGCGGAGAGACATACCCGGAGATGGTGGCATACAGCCGACAAATCCTCAACTTTGTTCATGCCGTACTTGATATTGCAGCCAGTTTCAGCGTGCAAGTATTTGCATCGGTGACTGATCCGAATTCACCGCGCCCGACTGCCGGTCAGTTAAGAAAGGATTACGTGTACCTTTTCGAGAGGTACTTCTATTTTTTGGAAACGCTGCCGCCCCGTGAACGCGGATTGATCGTTTTCGATGAACTCGACAAGTCCAAATCGCACATTCTTGTTCAGCAAATGGCAGCCTATTTCCTGGGACACGAAACAGGACGCTACAGAAGCTCTCGAATTGTCCCTGAACCGTTCTTCGTGCATTCTGATCTGACCACCGGCATTCTTCTCGCCGATTTGACTGCTTACATTATCGGTTGGGCCTGGCGACTTAACCGAATGACACAACTTCGGCGTGACGAGCTTTCGCCTTATGCGACTAAATTACACGACATGCAATTTCACGGAGAGAAGCCGAAACCAGATGGGAGCGGTGTCTGGCCATTGCACGGAATCGTCTACATTGACGATCTTCGAGGCAGATATGACCGACTTGAAGAACAAGCTCCCGAAGAGACATAA
- a CDS encoding DUF499 domain-containing protein, which yields MTGLKPWRQVAVPHKDIRDGKFDSSVFAADLGEVLAGRGALDYQDASTFFAKTYMTDGLSKLVIDVIGRLAGTGKTEPVIQLQTAFGGGKTHTLLTLYHLLRKSSEVGKLPQVQKLVHAAGLKQIPAASVACLVGTALNPTSSRTFWGEMAWQLGGDRLYKLVAKSDEQKISPGTDLLGQLLAEAGPCLILLDEILIYLIKAGGIRTVDSTLRGNTLSFLQELSIAVANCPHAVMIATLTSQIGEYMDENAEAAYASLEKVLGRIEKVRQTVEGTEIYEVIRRRLFENLGDPAHHKAAAQAFWEMYRGLGEDVPGGCRESNYRLEIERAYPFHPELITGLYERWGSIPEFQRTRGVLRLLADVISDLYQAKDNELLIASGSINLGASAVRSELVKHTGSGNVFHSVIESDISGSHAKASEIDRQLGSEYAKENVSEKLARAIFMYSFSGGQQRGATLPQLRVAVLNPEMAPPFVSDALDRMTKRLWYLYQDNGLYRFDARPNLNRILVDREEMIRSEPDKVREFAKTKLNELIGEAVFRVYRYPEPGDDSFVGDEPRLSLVVLDLEYGANEDGLPKETEDLVGRILKQHGKGFRKYANMLVFLAPDQKRASEVTDAARRLLALRSIEDHKSTKAQLTDEQLKDLSARLKEAEVRLPAALSAVYRHILVPTEKKAIRAIEMGIAVSKATLSQKVLDKLKDEQQILEKLDPAILIGSRFGLWPEENKTVNVRVLSDFFTQLTHLPRLLNSGVLPDCIARGVQRGLFAYALGDGEKLQFDTILFADRQATANQCEVTESAWLLRPELAKSLLPEPEPLKLEAGAQGDSTLPKPGLPSDEFIHSGAGVKIVHGERRVSRVRIALTLPWENWNDIYNEVIDPLAKEGADVRCDVVIVAKGDAAIRENTVELGIKESLSQRGLQADIQMG from the coding sequence ATGACCGGACTCAAGCCGTGGCGGCAGGTCGCCGTTCCGCATAAAGACATCCGCGATGGCAAGTTTGACTCTTCGGTATTCGCCGCTGATCTAGGCGAAGTGTTAGCGGGACGGGGCGCGCTCGATTATCAGGACGCCAGCACATTCTTCGCCAAGACGTACATGACAGATGGCTTGTCGAAGCTGGTGATCGACGTGATCGGTCGATTGGCCGGCACCGGAAAGACTGAACCGGTTATCCAATTGCAGACGGCATTCGGCGGCGGCAAGACACACACGCTTTTGACTCTGTATCACTTGCTGAGAAAGTCAAGTGAAGTGGGAAAACTCCCACAAGTGCAAAAGCTTGTTCACGCTGCCGGCCTAAAGCAAATTCCGGCGGCGAGTGTTGCGTGTCTGGTCGGCACGGCACTCAATCCGACAAGCAGCCGAACGTTTTGGGGTGAAATGGCATGGCAACTTGGCGGCGACCGACTCTACAAATTGGTCGCCAAGAGCGACGAACAGAAGATTTCTCCCGGCACTGACTTGCTCGGTCAGTTGCTAGCCGAGGCCGGCCCATGCCTGATTCTTCTGGATGAGATTCTAATTTATCTCATCAAGGCTGGCGGCATCCGGACAGTCGATAGCACGTTGCGCGGCAACACGCTTTCGTTCCTGCAAGAGCTTTCCATCGCCGTGGCCAATTGCCCGCACGCGGTAATGATTGCCACACTGACCAGTCAGATTGGCGAGTACATGGATGAGAACGCGGAGGCAGCATACGCATCGCTTGAAAAAGTATTAGGAAGAATTGAGAAAGTGCGTCAGACGGTTGAAGGAACGGAAATCTACGAAGTAATTCGCCGGCGCCTGTTCGAGAATTTGGGTGACCCAGCGCATCACAAAGCAGCCGCACAGGCTTTTTGGGAAATGTATCGCGGACTTGGAGAGGATGTGCCCGGTGGCTGCCGGGAATCAAACTACAGATTGGAAATTGAGCGAGCATATCCGTTTCACCCTGAATTGATTACAGGGCTTTACGAGCGATGGGGAAGCATCCCTGAATTCCAGCGCACTCGTGGCGTCTTACGGCTGTTGGCTGACGTAATCTCCGATCTCTACCAGGCCAAAGATAATGAGTTATTGATTGCTAGTGGTTCAATTAACCTCGGTGCGTCGGCGGTGCGGAGCGAGCTGGTCAAGCACACTGGATCGGGCAATGTGTTCCACTCCGTCATCGAAAGCGATATATCCGGGAGCCACGCCAAAGCATCGGAAATCGACCGGCAGTTGGGAAGTGAATACGCCAAGGAAAATGTCTCTGAGAAGCTGGCGCGGGCAATCTTCATGTACTCGTTCAGCGGCGGCCAACAACGGGGAGCCACTTTGCCACAGTTGCGCGTGGCGGTTCTGAATCCTGAGATGGCACCTCCGTTTGTGTCCGACGCGCTCGATCGAATGACGAAGCGATTGTGGTATCTGTATCAAGACAACGGCCTGTACCGCTTCGACGCCCGACCGAATCTCAATCGTATTCTTGTGGACCGTGAGGAGATGATTCGCTCAGAGCCGGATAAGGTGCGCGAGTTTGCCAAAACGAAGCTGAACGAATTGATCGGTGAAGCCGTGTTTCGGGTATATCGTTATCCTGAGCCGGGCGACGATAGCTTTGTAGGGGATGAGCCAAGATTGAGTTTGGTTGTTTTGGACCTCGAATACGGAGCAAACGAAGACGGCCTGCCAAAGGAAACTGAGGACCTCGTTGGACGAATCTTAAAGCAGCATGGCAAGGGATTCCGCAAATATGCCAATATGTTGGTCTTCCTTGCACCAGATCAGAAGCGAGCATCCGAAGTTACCGATGCTGCGCGTAGATTGCTTGCGCTGCGGAGCATCGAGGATCACAAGAGCACGAAGGCCCAATTGACTGATGAGCAATTAAAAGACTTGTCAGCGAGATTGAAGGAAGCTGAAGTGCGATTGCCAGCCGCACTTTCAGCAGTGTATCGCCATATCTTAGTTCCGACCGAGAAAAAGGCGATCCGCGCAATCGAGATGGGCATCGCCGTAAGCAAGGCGACGCTGAGTCAGAAGGTCCTCGACAAACTTAAAGATGAGCAGCAAATCCTCGAAAAGCTCGATCCTGCAATTCTAATCGGATCGCGTTTCGGGTTGTGGCCGGAAGAGAACAAAACCGTCAACGTCCGAGTGCTGTCCGATTTCTTCACGCAGTTGACGCACTTGCCGAGGCTACTTAACAGCGGAGTTTTGCCAGACTGCATTGCCAGAGGTGTTCAACGGGGTCTGTTCGCTTACGCACTCGGTGACGGCGAGAAACTGCAATTCGACACAATCCTCTTCGCCGATAGGCAGGCGACAGCAAATCAATGCGAAGTCACAGAATCGGCGTGGCTGCTAAGGCCAGAGCTTGCTAAGTCGCTATTGCCGGAGCCGGAACCGCTCAAACTTGAGGCAGGCGCGCAGGGTGATAGCACATTGCCAAAACCTGGATTGCCATCGGACGAGTTTATACATTCGGGCGCAGGGGTGAAGATTGTCCACGGTGAGCGTCGCGTTAGCCGTGTGCGAATTGCTCTGACACTGCCTTGGGAGAACTGGAACGACATTTACAACGAAGTCATCGACCCGTTGGCAAAGGAAGGTGCAGACGTTCGTTGCGATGTGGTCATCGTCGCCAAAGGCGACGCAGCAATCCGAGAGAACACCGTCGAATTGGGAATTAAGGAGTCACTAAGCCAACGGGGACTTCAAGCGGATATTCAGATGGGGTAG